From the genome of Daphnia pulex isolate KAP4 chromosome 12, ASM2113471v1:
tcgaccgATTGGAAAAAGATCTACGATCAGCGCCATCTAACGGTAGAGTCGCACACCATTGtgctttatttttcccaacTGTCAAAAACGCTTGAAAAGGGCCCCAAGATTCATGGGCCGCTTGTGTTTTGGTTgagagtttgtttttttcgcggcgcctaaaagaagaagaaaacatcaTGTCGTACTCGCCTATGAATGATGCCGTCCTGGCCGGGGTCCCGCGTCTACTGGATGATTTACAGAAACTATTGGAGACTCACGATCACGCAGACATTCTCTTTCTAGTAGGTCGCGAGGAGACGGCGTTCTACGCTCACCGCCTGTTGCTCAACGCTCGGTATGTGATTGTGATGGTTTATCTGTCattgatttcaaacattaACACTTGATGCATGATTTGTAGGTGCAGGACGGCCACTTTCCTCAAAAGAGCTGTGCTCCCAGGCTCGTCTACGCAGACCATAAGGTTGCCCAACCACAAGCCAGACAATTTCAAGACAGCTCTGATCTATCTCTACACAGGCAAAGTCCTGCTGGACgaccaaaatgtttttgagaTGTGGACCCTGTGCCAGGACTTGAATCTCGAGGAACTCAGACTCTTCTGCGAGGACCACATCACCAGGAGCCTCAATGTGGACAATGCTTGTGCATTGTTGGCGTCAGCCTTGGTCAAAGAAGACCAGCTCACTCTGAGAAACAATACTTCAGGCCCCAGTTTTGTGGAACGCTGTGTCCATTTCATTGGTGACAATGCCAGCGAGTGCTTCCAGACTTCTGGTTTTCTGAGACTATCCAAAGACGCTCTGATTCGACTCGTTTCGTCTGACCATTTGGCCTTGGAAGAGGTAGAAATCTGGCGAGCAGTGTTAAACTGGGCGAGGCATCAGGtataaaaatctaataataCATCTTGAATAGAAGAAGCTGTGGCATGTATCATTAACACTtcttcgcttttctttttttcccccaggCTAATGTATCTCAATCTAATACTCAAATGTGGAATGAAGATGAACGTCAACGCGTCTGTCAGTCGTTGGGAGGTGTCATCAATCACGTCCGTCTGCTGTTGATCGACAGCCAAGTGTTTGCCGAAGAAGTTGAACCAACCGGAGCTGTCCCAATGGAGGTATCTCTCGAACGGTACCGATTAGCTGCCTTGCCGGCCAAATTCcgcgagcagcagcagcaacaacagcaacatcaacttccccaacaacaacagcagcagcagcagcccatcaGCAACGAAGACAAACGACTCCAGCCGCGCGTGCCCACCAAAGCCTTTGCTAATTCGCAAATCCTCAACCGGGATCGCGTTTCGTTGCAGAACGTGCTCAATCAATGGTACTCGAGCACGGCGTCGACGACCCTATCGAGTGTCACATGGAAACTTGTCTTCCGTGCCTCTCAGTACGATTTCTCGGCTTCGGAATTCCACCGCATCTGTGACGGATTGGCTCCCTTGTACATCATCATTCTCGGTCCGAAAGGCGAGGTATTATATATAGAGGTGCCACTATTGGTAATTGAAAAcctaaaagaaattgaaatttttgtctaTTCCAAAGGTTTGCGGAGGATTTACTGACGTTCCCTGGACGCTCCCGCCGGCCAGCCAACCCGTCGTGAGTAATAAGGGTCGTTACATCGCCTCCGATCGAGCCTTCCTTTTCAATCTGGTGGATGGGCACGGTCAGGTGTCTCCGCGTCGATACGACATCACCAAAAAGACGTTTGGCATCTGTTACCATCTCGAATGTGGGCCAATCTTCGGGGCCGGCGCTGATCTCTACATCTCTGATCAGTGTCACGCCAACATGGACTCTTATTCCAACTTGCCTCACTCGTATGACGGCGAAGACGCTTCACCCGACTCCCTCAT
Proteins encoded in this window:
- the LOC124208555 gene encoding uncharacterized protein LOC124208555 — protein: MSYSPMNDAVLAGVPRLLDDLQKLLETHDHADILFLVGREETAFYAHRLLLNARCRTATFLKRAVLPGSSTQTIRLPNHKPDNFKTALIYLYTGKVLLDDQNVFEMWTLCQDLNLEELRLFCEDHITRSLNVDNACALLASALVKEDQLTLRNNTSGPSFVERCVHFIGDNASECFQTSGFLRLSKDALIRLVSSDHLALEEVEIWRAVLNWARHQANVSQSNTQMWNEDERQRVCQSLGGVINHVRLLLIDSQVFAEEVEPTGAVPMEVSLERYRLAALPAKFREQQQQQQQHQLPQQQQQQQQPISNEDKRLQPRVPTKAFANSQILNRDRVSLQNVLNQWYSSTASTTLSSVTWKLVFRASQYDFSASEFHRICDGLAPLYIIILGPKGEVCGGFTDVPWTLPPASQPVVSNKGRYIASDRAFLFNLVDGHGQVSPRRYDITKKTFGICYHLECGPIFGAGADLYISDQCHANMDSYSNLPHSYDGEDASPDSLMGDYNFSVLEYEVYTPSMK